The genomic window TCCCGACCCCGAAGCGGTCCTCGCCGAACAGCTCTCGGCCTTCGGCATCGTCGCGGCCGAGGTCAAGCAGGTGATCCTCGCGCTGGGGCTCGAGGTCGCGCCGCTTTCGTGGGACGACGAGGAGAAGGAGGAACTCGCCCGGGAGATCCGCAAGCGAACGAAGCCGATGGTCGTCGCGGCGAACAAGATGGACACGGCGGCCGCACAGGAGAACTGGGAAGCGATCACCACCGATCCCGACTACGACCACCTGGAGTTCGTGCCCGTCTCCGCACACGCCGAGAAGGCACTCAAGTCCGCCAAGGAGCAGGGCGCCGTCGACTACACGCCCGGCGAGGACCACTTCGAGATCACCGCAGACCTGCCGGCGGACCAGGAAGCCGGACTCGAACAGATCCGCGAGTTCGTCGAGTCCTTCGACGGCACCGGCGTCCAGCAGGCACTCGAGACCGCCGCGTTCGACGTCCTCGACCTCAAGGCCGTCTTCCCGGGCACGGACTCCGGGAACTGGACGAAGGGACCCTTCCGCGATTGCTTCCTCCTCCCCGCAGACGCGACCGCCGAAGAGTTCGCCTACCACCTCCACTCCGACATCGGCGACGGCTTCCTCCACGCGATCGACTGCCGGGACAGTCGGCAGGTGAGTGCCGACGCCGTGCTCGACCACCGCGACGTGGTGGAAGTCGTCTCGACGAATCAGTGACCGACCTCCACCGCATCGCACACTTCTGAGCGGTATCGCCGCAGCAGTTCCGGCGGATCTGGATCGATATAGCCAGCCTACCAATCCACCCTGGACGCCGTAGCAGTACGTCCATGGCCTCCAGAGAGACAACAGCGACGACGCCGGGCGAGAGCCAATCGTCGGCCGAACGGGACGGACCGCTCACCGCTGCACCTCGCTACCGACGCTTGCGGCGCTGGAACGCCGTGATGGCCGTCTTGCACTTCGTGCAGGGTGCAGCGATGCTCGCGCTGGCCGACTACGTCGACTGGCCGGTCACCTACACGCGCTACGAGTTCGACGAGGCGACCGAGACGCTCGCACCGATCGCAGCGGACTGGGCGGAGGTACCCCTCCCGCTGCTCGTCGCCGGCTTCCTCTTCCTCTCCGCCCTCGCTCACGCCACGATCGCCACCGTCCGGTACGAGCAGTACGTCCACTACCTCGAGCGAGGGATGAACCCCTATCGCTGGTACGAGTACTCGGTGAGCGCGTCGGTGATGATCGTCGTCATCGGCATGCTCTCGGGGATCTGGGACCTCGGCGCGTTGCTCGCGCTCTTCGGACTCACCGCGGTGATGAACCTCTGTGGCCTGCTGATGGAACAGCGCAACGAGGATCGCGAGCGGATCGACTGGACGCCGTACTGGGTCGGCGTGCTCGCGGGGATCGTGCCCTGGATCGTGATCGCGATCACCTTCGGCGGCACGGTGCTGGCTGCGGGCGGCGACTTCCCGGAGTTCGTGATCTACATCTACGTCTCGATCTTCGTCTTCTTCAATCTCTTCGCGGTGAACATGGTCCTCCAGTACCGCGAGACGTGGCGCTGGAAGGAGTACCTCTTCGGTGAGCGGATGTACGTCCTGCTCAGTCTGGTCGCGAAGTCCCTCCTCGCGTGGCAGGTGTACTTCGGGACGATCAATTCGCCCATCTGACCCGGAATCGATCGGGCGGCGGGACCCGCGCGAGCGAGCGTCGTCGAGTGTCGGTGCGTCAGCGGACGAGTCCGGTGGGTAGCCGCTATCCATCGGCCGACAATCGTGCCTGGTCGTCGCCAGCGATTCGAAGCAAGATGTCGCGATACCCGGACCAACGAGGGGCAGCCGGTAACTACCGTTTTTCCCCTCCCCGTCGAACGTGAGCACATGGCAGAATCGTCAGTCAGCGACGAGCGAATCGAGGAGACCGAATCGTGGCCAGAACTCGCGATCGGGCTCTACGACCGACTCACCGGCCGCGGCGCAGAGATCGTCTACGAGTTCGACGACATGGCCGTCGAGGTGCCGAGCAAGACGGGCGCGGACGCCGAACACGCCCACTGGGAGCTCGACGGGACCCTCAAGATCACGACCCGCGAGCGTGACTGACGAAGCGTTCGTCGCCAGAGCGCCGCTCTACGTCGAGAGCGACCTCACGTTGACGTTCGGGGACAACGAGGTGCCAGTGCGGTCGACTGGCGATCGGCTCTTCCTCGAGTTCCCCTCGATCTCCTCGGCGCTCGGGGCGACGCGCGGCTTCCCGACGACTCAGCGTGGCGAGTTCCACGACGTGTTGACGGCGGCCGATCTCGCGCTGGAGATCCGAGCGAGGGACCGGACGATCGCCACGCTGGGCGCTGGCACGAGAGCCGGCCCCCTATCGAGGCAACTCGGCGTCGCTCCAGCAGCTATCAGGCTCGGCGGGATCCTGTCCGCTGGCTGGGCGACGCTGAACGCCGTCGCCGACCTGCTTCGGTAGCAGTCCACGAGAGCGAACGGTGGCCGCTGCGACCCGATCACGCCCGAGACAGCGCCGATAGGTACCGAGTCAAGCGCGACGGAGATGGCTCCGCTACAGGAATACGCGTATGGATCAGCCGACAGTACTCGTCGTCGGTGGCGGTGCGACCGGCGCCGGGATCGCGCGCGACCTCGCACTCCGGGGTGTCGACGTCACGCTCGTCGACCGCGACGGACTCGGCAGCGGCACCTCCGGCCGTTCGCACGGACTGCTCCACAGCGGTGCACGCTACGCCGAGGCCGATCGGGTCGGCGCCGAGGAGTGCATCGTGGAGAATCGCATTCTCCGGGACGTCGCCGGCGAGTGCGTCCGCGACACCGGCGGCCTCTTCGTCCAACTCGCCGACGACGACCCGGCGTACTTCGACGCCAAACGCGAAGCCTGCGAGTCGGTCGGCATTCCAAGGACGGTCCTCGACGCCGACGAGGCCAGAGCGAGCGTCCCCGACCTCGCCGACGACGTCGTGCGCGCGCTGGAAGTCCCCGACGGCGTGATGTATCCCTCGCGGCTGGTTGCCGCAAATGCAGCCGACGCACGCGAGCACGGCGCGACGATGCTACTCGACGCACCGGTCGACGGCATGACCGTCGAGGACGGACGGATCGAGGCCGTCCGACTTGGCGGCTCCGTCGACGAACGGATCGGCCCGGAGTACGTCGTGAACGCCGCGGGTGCGTGGGCCGGCCGGATCGCCGCGATGGCGAATCTCGAGGTCGAGATGCGCCCGACGCGCGGAGTGATGGTGTCGGTCGAGTACGACGACCTCGGACCCGTGCTGAACCGCTGTCGCGAGCCCGACGACGGCGACATCGTCGTGCCACACGACTCGGAAGTCGTTCTCGGAACGACGAGCGTCGCAGTGACGGATCCGGACGACTACGCGACCGAGGAGTGGGAAGTAGCACGCACCTACGAAGAGTGTGCAGCGATGCTTCCGCCGGTGGTGGACGCACCCGAAGTCCGCACCTGGTGGGGCGTTCGCCCGCTCTACGCGCCCGACGAGGACGAGCGGGGCGGCCGTGGGATCTCTCGTGGATTCTTCCGGCTCGACCACGCGGAGGACGGCGTCGAGAATCTCGTCAGCGTCGTCGGCGGTAAGTTGACGACCTATCGCCAGATGGCGGAAGCCACCACCGACCTCGTCTGTGAGCGCCTGGGCGTCGACGCCGAGTGCACGACGGCGGACCGTCGGCTGCCTGGCGCGGACGACCCCGACCGACTCGACGCGTTCGTCGCCGAGTTCGACGGCCAGGGGCCGACCGACGAGGACGTGGTCCACGGCGGATTCTGAACGAATCACCGGATCCTGAACGGATCGACCACGGTTCGAGATGATCCACCCCGGTCGAGGTGTCCCAACGATGTCCAGCTATACGAGGA from Salinarchaeum sp. Harcht-Bsk1 includes these protein-coding regions:
- a CDS encoding redox-regulated ATPase YchF, giving the protein MSYRIGLVGKPSVGKSTLFNAATMNDVPEGAYPFTTIDPSIGEAYVRTPCAAPEFEESCQPSVGACEDGTRFVPVKLVDVAGLVPGAHEGKGLGNQFLTDLNETDVLVHVVDFSGTTDLEGEPTEGHDPRDDVDFLEAELDAWYLDILEKGIERYESKHMADPDPEAVLAEQLSAFGIVAAEVKQVILALGLEVAPLSWDDEEKEELAREIRKRTKPMVVAANKMDTAAAQENWEAITTDPDYDHLEFVPVSAHAEKALKSAKEQGAVDYTPGEDHFEITADLPADQEAGLEQIREFVESFDGTGVQQALETAAFDVLDLKAVFPGTDSGNWTKGPFRDCFLLPADATAEEFAYHLHSDIGDGFLHAIDCRDSRQVSADAVLDHRDVVEVVSTNQ
- the heR gene encoding heliorhodopsin HeR, coding for MASRETTATTPGESQSSAERDGPLTAAPRYRRLRRWNAVMAVLHFVQGAAMLALADYVDWPVTYTRYEFDEATETLAPIAADWAEVPLPLLVAGFLFLSALAHATIATVRYEQYVHYLERGMNPYRWYEYSVSASVMIVVIGMLSGIWDLGALLALFGLTAVMNLCGLLMEQRNEDRERIDWTPYWVGVLAGIVPWIVIAITFGGTVLAAGGDFPEFVIYIYVSIFVFFNLFAVNMVLQYRETWRWKEYLFGERMYVLLSLVAKSLLAWQVYFGTINSPI
- a CDS encoding FAD-dependent oxidoreductase — protein: MDQPTVLVVGGGATGAGIARDLALRGVDVTLVDRDGLGSGTSGRSHGLLHSGARYAEADRVGAEECIVENRILRDVAGECVRDTGGLFVQLADDDPAYFDAKREACESVGIPRTVLDADEARASVPDLADDVVRALEVPDGVMYPSRLVAANAADAREHGATMLLDAPVDGMTVEDGRIEAVRLGGSVDERIGPEYVVNAAGAWAGRIAAMANLEVEMRPTRGVMVSVEYDDLGPVLNRCREPDDGDIVVPHDSEVVLGTTSVAVTDPDDYATEEWEVARTYEECAAMLPPVVDAPEVRTWWGVRPLYAPDEDERGGRGISRGFFRLDHAEDGVENLVSVVGGKLTTYRQMAEATTDLVCERLGVDAECTTADRRLPGADDPDRLDAFVAEFDGQGPTDEDVVHGGF